Proteins found in one Diorhabda carinulata isolate Delta chromosome 11, icDioCari1.1, whole genome shotgun sequence genomic segment:
- the LOC130899713 gene encoding uncharacterized protein LOC130899713, which produces MDLTSNMREDDLLRVLNELNVKLCNLNPNVVKAWFDLDDANVKDLLNWMCTSLSKHNYISPLEIAEYNSIDNPLNNDELEVEKEQLDMLYPGIFDVDYNIIELEFLEEDLYLARNEERKLDEEIEKNRKLEQKLTEELTKKVKEEIESSVKLSNSRNKCFSLGEKLDNFNLMIHNQLLMYTKVLNQFEYSASPNFINNFNIDCYEEKINNLFYLFKSTIVDKSRGSNLHLTILMDDTIANDLVNMKHRILQSRRGYLAKIFEIEKIKAKLSYLEDICIDKVLVSDESLLNETIVLKLETKERLCEMLEEATKKFADNRIAEVELKYIEQEVESHRAHLKNLEELEGSLREMLAHYYLLYTMYEQEKKDLENYKNLFKKTINYINKDMNNCITRTEKMNNIIDNFISNNNRINLRFIAPIIKILSPNENNFDLNRAFELVSEFHREIDFLESKLFGQGFDKFKTTGRELRESIKVFRNFLISGPTYRVLLIPSELLILIRKVEDLLKKQLESVKSAINIVSSSKENITKWQNYKRQLWMYFCADPNRLNYILQEIQEEVEKSHNKKF; this is translated from the exons ATGGATTTAACATCGAACATGAGAGAAGATGATCTATTACGAGTTTTAAACGAATTAAACGTCAAACTTTGTAATCTTAATCCAAACGTAGTGAAAGCATGGTTTGATTTAGATGATGCCAATGTGAAAGATTTATTAAACTGGATGTGTACTTCACTTTCCaaacataattatatttcaCCATTGGAAATAGCAGA GTATAATTCCATAGATAATCCATTAAATAATGATGAATTGGAAGTTGAAAAAGAGCAATTAGATATGTTATATCCCGGTATATTCGACGTTGATTACAATATAATAGAATTAGAATTTCTTGAAGAAGATTTGTATCTAGCTCGAAATGAAGAAAGGAAACTTGATGaagagatagaaaaaaatag gAAATTGGAGCAAAAACTTACTGAAGAATTGACAAAAAAagttaaagaagaaatagaatCTTCTGTTAAATTGAGTAATAGtcgaaataaatgtttttcgttAGGTGAgaaattagataattttaatttgatgataCATAATCAACTATTGATGTATACAAAGGTTCTAAACCAGTTTGAATAC AGTGCATctccaaattttataaacaatttcaatattgattgctacgaagaaaaaattaataatttattttatttatttaaatcgaCAATAGTAGATAAATCTCGAGGAAGTAATTTACATTTAACAATCTTAATGGATGATACAATTGCTAACGATTTAGTCAATATGAAACATCG AATACTACAAAGTCGCCGTGGATATTTAGCTAAAATATTCGAAATCGAAAAGATAAAAGCGAAATTATCGTACTTGGAAGATATATGTATAGATAAGGTTTTGGTCAGCGATGAAAG CCTATTGAATGAAACTATCGTTTTGAAATTGGAAACGAAAGAGAGATTATGTGAAATGTTGGAGGAAGCAACTAAAAAATTCGCCGATAACCGAATAGCTGAAGTGGAATTGAAATACATTGAACAAGAAGTAGAATCTCACAG GGCCCATTTAAAGAATTTAGAAGAACTCGAAGGATCTTTAAGAGAAATGTTGgcacattattatttattatacacaatgtatgaacaagaaaaaaaagatttggagaattataaaaatttatttaagaaaaccATAAATTACATTAATAAAGATATGAATAACTGTATAACGAGGAct gaaaaaatgaataacatcatcgataattttatatcaaacaataatcgAATCAATCTAAGATTCATCGCACccattataaaaatactttcaccgaatgaaaataatttcgatttaaaCAGAGCTTTCGAACTTGTTTCGGAATTTCATAgagaaatagattttttggaATCGAAATTATTTGGACAAGGTTTCGATAAATTCAAAACAACCGGTCGAGAATT acGGGAATCTATCAAAGtgtttcgaaattttttgataagCGGTCCGACGTACCGCGTACTTCTGATACCTAGCGAATTACTAATATTGATACGTAAAGTGGAGGATCTTTTAAAAAAGCAGCTGGAGTCGGTGAAATCCGCCATTAATATAGTTTCTTCTTCG aaggaaaatattacaaaatggCAAAATTACAAACGTCAGTTATGGATGTACTTCTGTGCTGATCCTAATagattgaattatattttacaagAGATTCAAGAAGAAGTTGAAAAATcgcacaataaaaaattttaa